From a single Nothobranchius furzeri strain GRZ-AD chromosome 7, NfurGRZ-RIMD1, whole genome shotgun sequence genomic region:
- the arl8 gene encoding ADP-ribosylation factor-like 8 yields the protein MGLIFAKLWSFFCNQEHKVIIVGLDNAGKTTILYQFLMNEVVHTSPTIGSNVEEIVVKNTHFLMWDIGGQESLRSSWNTYYSNTEFIILVVDSTDRERLAISKEELYRMLAHEDLRKAAVLIFANKQDMKDCMSAADISKYLTLSSIKDHPWHIQSCCALTGEGLCQGLEWMTSRAGLR from the exons AGCACAAGGTGATCATTGTGGGACTGGACAATGCAGGGAAAACCACCATCCTCTACCAGTT TTTGATGAACGAGGTGGTCCACACATCGCCCACCATCGGCAGCAACGTGGAGGAGATCGTGGTGAAGAACACCCACTTCCTGATGTGGGACATAGGAGGACAGGAGTCCCTCCGGTCCTCCTGGAACACCTACTACTCCAACACAGAG TTCATCATCCTGGTGGTGGACAGCACGGACCGAGAGAGGCTGGCCATCTCCAAAGAGGAGCTCTACAGGATGCTGGCCCACGAG GACCTGCGGAAAGCAGCTGTGTTGATATTTGCCAACAAGCAGGATATGAAGGACTGCATGTCTGCGGCAGATATATCCAAATACCTCACCCTAAGCTCCATCAAAGACCACCCCTGGCACATACAGTCCTGCTGCGCTCTTACAGGAGaggg TTTGTGCCAAGGCCTGGAGTGGATGACCTCCAGAGCTGGACTCAGATAG
- the maf1b gene encoding MAF1 homolog, negative regulator of RNA polymerase III b, with protein MKLLENSSFEALSSRLCVETGESRILGRIESYSCKMAGDDKHMFKQFCQEGEPHVLEALSPPQSTSTTSPSQLGKSSEDGENPLSDKVCRKTLFYLITTLNESFRPDYDFSTARAHEFSREPSVNWVVNAVNSSLFSAVGEEFNSLGPELWNAIDQEINLQSCDIYSYNPDLDSDPFGEEGSLWSFNYFFYNKKLKRIVFFTCRSVSVLSGYGRGCLDNELDMELEDEEEMDGFTEEGCPRALCV; from the exons ATGAAGCTGTTGGAAAACTCCAGTTTTGAAGCTCTCAGCTCTCGACTGTGCGTTGAAACTGGAGAGTCTCGCATCCTTGGCAG GATCGAGAGCTACTCCTGTAAGATGGCAGGAGATGATAAACACATGTTCAAGCAATTCTGTCAGGAGGGTGAGCCACACGTCCTGGAGGCCCTTTCGCCCCCTCAGTCCACCAGCACCACCAGCCCTTCACA GCTGGGGAAGAGCAGCGAGGACGGGGAGAACCCTCTAAGTGATAAAGTTTGCAGGAAGACCCTCTTCTACCTCATTACTACACTCAACGAGTCCTTCAGGCCGGACTACGACTTCAGCACTGCTCGGGCCCACGAGTTCAGCCGCGAGCCCAGCGTCAACTGG GTGGTgaatgcagtaaacagcagcttgTTCTCCGCCGTGGGGGAGGAGTTTAACTCTCTGGGACCGGAGCTGTGGAATGCCATCGATCAGGAGATCAATCTGCAGAGCTGTGACATCTACAG CTACAACCCAGACCTGGACTCGGATCCTTTTGGAGAAGAGGGGAGCCTCTGGTCCTTTAACTACTTCTTTTACAACAAGAAGCTGAAGAGGATCGTGTTCTTCACGTGTCGCTctgtcag TGTGTTAAGTGGTTACGGCCGTGGATGTCTCGACAACGAGCTGGACATGGAGCTGGAAGACGAGGAGGAAATGGACGGCTTCACAGAGGAAGG GTGTCCCAGGGCTCTGTGTGTGTAA
- the zfand1 gene encoding AN1-type zinc finger protein 1, protein MAEVDIGRHCQVDSCNVKDFLPFVCDCCSGVYCLEHRSREAHSCAQEPVKRELRTTGGSVSYSCSFEGCKGKELLPVLCPQCEKHFCLAHRHQDDHKCEKLEAQKPRMAATKELVQKIVESKAGSKSKGCKGAKNAATAAKVALMKLKLHAVGDKGLPQTERTYFQVYLPKEAKERSQPMFFSSKWSVGKVVDHAASLASLKNNNNVLTAKKLRLCHPQTGEALRMDDTLLSLLSHTESPLHNGGNVILEYLDNESSGLEDVSDYFTQT, encoded by the exons ATGGCTGAAGTAGACATTGGGAGACATTGTCAGGTTGATTCCTGTAATGTCAAAG ATTTTCTTCCATTTGTTTGTGACTGCTGTAGTGGTGTTTATTG TCTTGAGCACAGAAGTCGAGAGGCCCACTCGTGTGCACAG GAACCAGTGAAGAGAGAATTGAGGACTACTGGTGGCAGCGTGAGTTATTCCTGTTCTTTTGAAGGCTGCAAGGGAAAAGAACTGCTACCAGTTTTATGTCCACAGTGTGAAAAACACTTCTGTTTGGC CCATCGTCATCAAGATGATCACAAGTGCGAAAAGTTGGAGGCCCAAAAGCCCCGGATGGCAGCCACCAAAGAGCTAGTGCAAAAGATTGTAG AGTCAAAAGCTGGATCCAAAAGCAAAGGATGCAAGGGAGCAAAGAACGCTGCCACTGCAGCCAAGGTAGCTCTGATGAAACTGAAGCTGCATGCTGTAGGAGATAAAGGGCTGCCACAG ACAGAAAGAACCTATTTTCAGGTGTATCTTCCAAAGGAAGCCAAAGAGCGCAGCCAGCCCATGTTCTTTTCTTCCAAATGGAGTGTTGGGAAAGTGGTGGATCACGCAGCCTCTCTAGCCAGcctgaaaaacaacaacaatgtacTGACAGCAAAG AAGCTGCGTCTCTGCCATCCCCAGACTGGTGAGGCTCTCAGGATGGATGACACCCTGctctctctgctgtctcacacagAATCTCCCCTGCATAACGGGGGTAATGTGATCCTGGAGTACCTGGACAATGAGAGCTCAGGCCTGGAGGATGTTTCGGACTATTTCACACAGACGTGA
- the chmp4c gene encoding charged multivesicular body protein 4c produces the protein MSKISKLFNGSSSSSASKSKHHRSKGGPSPQEAIHRLRETEEMLTKKQEYLEKRIDQEITTAKKHGTKNKRAALQALKKKKRLEQQLTQIDGTLSTIEFQREALENSHTNTEVLKNMGYAAKAMKQVHQNIDVDKIDDLMQDITEQQDVAQEISEAISRPFGEQFDEDELLAELEELEQQELEDKMKRMGGLPSVPSSKLPSTHPKQQGTTRRRVEEEDDMHMLASWAT, from the exons ATGAGCAAAATCTCGAAGCTTTTCAACGGTAGCTCCAGCTCCAGCGCGTCCAAGTCCAAACATCACCGGTCAAAGGGAGGTCCGTCTCCCCAGGAGGCCATCCACCGGCTCCGGGAAACCGAGGAAATGCTCACGAAGAAGCAGGAATATCTGGAGAAAAGGATAGATCAGGAAATTACGACAGCTAAGAAGCATGGGACAAAGAACAAGAGAG CCGCCCTGCAAGCCCTAAAGAAGAAGAAGCGTCTGGAGCAACAGCTGACTCAGATTGATGGCACACTCTCCACCATTGAGTTTCAGAGGGAAGCTCTGGAGAACTCGCACACCAACACAGAGGTCCTGAAGAACATGGGCTATGCTGCCAAGGCCATGAAGCAGGTCCACCAGAACAT AGACGTTGACAAGATCGATGATCTTATGCAGGATATCACAGAGCAACAAGATGTGGCTCAGGAGATCAGCGAAGCCATCTCCAGACCTTTCGGCGAACAGTTTGATGAG GATGAATTGCTTGCAGAGCTGGAAGAGCTGGAGCAGCAAGAGCTGGAGGACAAGATGAAGAGGATGGGCGGACTTCCGAGCGTTCCCAGTTCCAAACTGCCTTCGACACATCCCAAACAGCAAGGCA CAACCAGGAGAAGGGTTGAAGAGGAAGACGATATGCATATGCTGGCATCGTGGGCAACATAA
- the gimap4 gene encoding GTPase IMAP family member 4: MDASKPLQIAAGDASGPEEETHSTAAASKAASRLPVVRLVVLGWRWPGKSLTANTILGREEFHLERAAEFCVKRETEVDGRQVIVVDTPGWFSAQDTPPSYKQELVRGASLCPPGPHAFLLVVAVGMFTDVDRARIEEHVNLFGEHVWRHTIVVFTWAEVLRKISIERYIRREGKELQWVLEKCKNRYFVINNSIFGEHPQVGRLIEKVERLVVKEGGHFNPEVENKPLDENQNPARDVQELGARPKQNSGLALSKSTEQTGSE, translated from the exons ATGGACGCCAGTAAACCACTACAGATAGCAG CTGGAGATGCTTCTGGACCAGAGGAGGAGACTCACTCAACAGCAGCTGCTTCCAAGGCAGCCAGTCGTCTGCCGGTAGTTCGCCTGGTGGTGCTTggatggaggtggccggggaagaGCTTAACGGCCAACACCATCCTCGGCAGGGAGGAGTTTCATTTGGAACGGGCGGCTGAGTTCTGTGTAAAGAGGGAGACAGAGGTTGATGGCCGTCAGGTGATCGTGGTGGACACTCCTGGTTGGTTCTCTGCTCAGGATACGCCGCCCTCTTATAAACAGGAGCTGGTTAGAGGCGCCTCTCTTTGCCCTCCAGGCCCTCACGCCTTCCTGCTAGTCGTTGCTGTGGGCATGTTCACCGACGTGGATCGCGCTCGCATCGAGGAGCACGTCAACCTCTTTGGCGAGCACGTTTGGAGGCACACCATCGTGGTGTTCACCTGGGCAGAGGTGCTCAGGAAAATTTCCATAGAGAGGTACATTCGCAGAGAGGGCAAAGAACTGCAGTGGGTTCTGGAGAAATGCAAGAATAGGTACTTTGTTATTAACAACTCTATATTTGGGGAGCATCCCCAGGTGGGACGCTTGATTGAAAAGGTAGAGAGGTTGGTGGTAAAGGAGGGGGGGCACTTTAATCCAGAGGTGGAGAATAAACCGCTGGATGAGAACCAGAATCCAGCCAGAGATGTGCAGGAGCTGGGGGCCCGGCCCAAACAGAACTCTGGACTCGCTCTGTCAAAAAGCACGGAGCAGACAGGAAGTGAGTGA